A DNA window from Leptospira limi contains the following coding sequences:
- a CDS encoding ParA family protein yields MKIITIASMKGGVGKTTLAVYLAAYLARTRKKVLLIDADPNNNLTDFFLRDEELSSLEKFNLFQTLLGLIEVEESLRQISSNLSILPSTPELAKSQIELANDPGTMIRFQSDLKKLNFDYIVWDTPPSLTYELFLALFGADYVLSPIGFSRWTFQGFSLIENACKKMKAPLPIAVPCMVSKKDSERIYESGLDRISKSFISKNIAYGKSAILGKLVPENSDLWDEFKLLAKEIL; encoded by the coding sequence ATGAAAATAATTACCATCGCATCTATGAAAGGTGGCGTCGGTAAAACGACTTTAGCTGTTTATTTGGCAGCTTATTTAGCAAGGACCCGAAAAAAAGTTCTTCTAATTGATGCCGATCCAAACAATAATTTAACTGATTTTTTCCTTCGTGACGAAGAATTATCTTCACTTGAAAAATTTAATCTCTTTCAGACATTGTTGGGTTTAATAGAAGTTGAGGAATCGCTTCGTCAAATTTCGTCAAATCTAAGTATTCTTCCTTCTACTCCTGAGTTAGCAAAATCACAAATAGAATTGGCAAATGATCCTGGTACAATGATTCGATTTCAATCGGATCTTAAAAAATTAAATTTTGATTATATTGTTTGGGACACACCACCATCGCTAACTTATGAATTATTTTTAGCGTTATTTGGAGCAGATTATGTATTGTCTCCGATTGGATTCTCAAGGTGGACATTCCAAGGATTTTCTTTAATTGAAAATGCTTGCAAAAAAATGAAAGCCCCCCTGCCTATTGCTGTTCCTTGTATGGTTTCAAAAAAAGACTCTGAAAGGATATATGAGTCTGGACTTGACCGTATTTCGAAATCTTTCATTTCGAAGAATATTGCCTATGGTAAGTCTGCAATTTTAGGGAAATTAGTTCCTGAAAATTCTGATCTTTGGGATGAATTCAAACTTTTGGCAAAAGAGATCTTATGA